One Cryptomeria japonica chromosome 9, Sugi_1.0, whole genome shotgun sequence genomic window carries:
- the LOC131058181 gene encoding probable carboxylesterase 15 — protein MGIEKEIQVPTLVEDFAGALKLYDDGTIIRTEDNLIVNVPPSLQNQDVKSRDVVINKELGIWVRFFLPPRKPTSSKLSLALFFHGGGICFLSPSFLASHSFCQKWASTLGVMIVSVNYRLAPENRLPAAYEDSMAVLQWLFSTSDPWLNDYCDLRNVFLIGESSGGNIIHHLLMRAHACDFFGNIRGAILIQPFFGGKDRTHSENVCPRDVLVNVEACDTFWRFALSFEAHGNRDHPFSNPVMYFPLELSSVIGFPPMLVILGGKDCLRDRGAEYYEAIKVCGKCKNIDFMVFEMEEHGFHLAFNETDLDMQVSNNGRLMREAALFVSSNSL, from the coding sequence ATGGGCATAGAGAAAGAAATTCAAGTACCAACTTTGGTGGAAGACTTTGCAGGGGCACTAAAACTTTATGATGATGGAACCATCATTCGCACAGAGGACAATCTCATTGTGAACGTTCCTCCCTCCCTACAAAACCAAGATGTTAAAAGTAGAGATGTTGTAATAAACAAGGAACTGGGCATTTGGGTTCGCTTCTTCCTCCCTCCCCGTAAGCCCACCTCCTCCAAGCTATCTCTTGCCCTCTTCTTTCATGGTGGAGGAATTTGTTTCCTTTCTCCTTCATTTCTTGCTTCCCACTCCTTTTGCCAAAAGTGGGCTTCCACCTTAGGAGTAATGATAGTTTCAGTGAATTACAGATTGGCCCCAGAGAATCGCCTTCCTGCAGCTTATGAGGATTCCATGGCTGTACTCCAATGGCTTTTCTCCACTTCTGATCCATGGCTCAATGACTACTGTGATCTCAGAAATGTGTTTCTTATTGGGGAGAGCTCAGGAGGGAATATAATCCATCATCTTCTTATGCGAGCCCATGCTTGTGATTTCTTTGGCAATATTAGAGGAGCGATTCTGATTCAGCCCTTCTTTGGAGGGAAAGATCGTACCCACTCGGAGAATGTGTGTCCTAGGGATGTTTTGGTGAATGTGGAGGCTTGTGATACATTTTGGAGGTTCGCTTTGTCCTTTGAAGCGCATGGAAATAGAGATCACCCATTCAGCAATCCAGTCATGTATTTTCCTTTGGAGTTGAGTAGCGTAATTGGGTTTCCTCCCATGTTGGTTATTTTGGGAGGCAAGGATTGTTTGAGGGATAGAGGAGCAGAGTACTACGAGGCTATCAAAGTCTGTGGGAAGTGTAAGAATATTGATTTTATGGTGTTTGAGATGGAAGAACATGGGTTTCATCTTGCTTTCAATGAAACAGACCTTGATATGCAGGTCTCCAACAATGGTAGATTAATGCGCGAGGCGGCTCTATTTGTGTCTTCCAACAGCCTTTGA